The genome window TCTCCCTGTGGATTGTCTTCACCACCCACGGCCGCATGGCATCCAACATGGTGTTGTACACGACCAGGTTTGGCTTCACACAGGCCGCCTTCATTTCCTCGAACACGTTGAGCGCGCCGTCGAAGTTGCCAGTGGTCGAGTGCACCTTGATCACCGTGGCGCAAATGACGGGATCGAGCTACCATTTCTCCGCTCGAGTGCGGTCGTACAGGCTTAGAGCCGCCTTGGCGTTCCCGGCGCGGCCATACGCGTCGATCACCGCCGAGTACATGAGCATGTCCGGCGAGCACCCAAACTCCGGCATCTTCTCGAACCACTCCACGGCCTTGCTGGACAGGCCGCAGGCGCGCGCTCAGCTGATGACGGTCGAGAAGGTGGCGTTGTCGGGCTGCACGCCGTCTCGCAGCATCTCGCTCCAGAGAGCCTCGGTGTCGCTCCACCGCCGCTTCTTGTGCAGCAGCTTGAGCACCACGTTGTAGAGGATGACCTTCTTCCGGACCTCGGCGTTTCCAAGGAACCAGCGGAGGGCGAGCACGGCGGTGTCCAGCCTGACCGTAGCCGTGTTGAGCACGATGACGGCGTCCTGCTGGGAGGGAGGCTCGGGAAAGGCGGCCTCAAGCGCgaccgccacggccgcctcagCGCGCTCACACGCGccgagcacggcggcggcgcgctggCTGTTGGGGTTGACCCAGAGATACCTCGTGTTGCTGCTGGACTTGTTAGGGTCGGAGGGAGGCGCCGGGTCCTGGACGGAGACGTGAGcggcggccggggaggaggGGTTCTTGGGCTGAAAGGAGGCGGAGATTGGCCGGTGAGGCCATGAGAGGTGGAGGGAGGAAGGCGAGCGGCACAGGGGCAGGGAAGCCATGCGTTGCTGCGCTTCCTGTggattggggttggaagtggcCGGCCCGGGAGAGTGACGACGCAGCTGTGCCTTCCTGTCTGGCACTTCTGGTATCCACATGTCAGTAAGAGTGGGGGAGAAGGAGATGCGTCATGCGTGACGGCGTGCGAGAGGAAGGATGCACTTCCCGCCGCTCCCCTCCAGGCTCCGAAACTGCAAGCCGCGCCGCGCCGGCCGCCTCAAATTCGCACGCGGCAAGCCAATTCGCGGCGCCCCCGCCTCGCGCCTCCTCCCAACAGTCGCTCGCCACTTTCACGTCGCCCTCCTCTCgcgtgctcacctccccgactCCGGCGGCTCCCCCAGCCCCTCTGCTCCACTCCGGTGGCTGGtactccctcctcctcctttccttctccgtcctcctcctcctgcgtCCCCATCCCGTTCTCCTCCTCTTGCCTCTTGCGCGCGACGGTCTAGGAATCACGACCGGCCTCGTCGACGCCGAGGTACAcaacgatttttttttagagatcTGAAGGGGTTTACACCCCTACAGATTTAAAATTAAtagaaaaaagtaaaaaaacaagaaagaaaggaaaacaaggaacaaagcaaataaaaaaggaacaaaGCAGAAGAACTAAGAGCCGAACTGATCTATCCATTGGAGAATGAGAGGGAAGTAGCTTGGCTTTGCCCGGTGAATAACCGGTACAGCACGATTTGGCTAGGGAAGACGCTACTTGTTGCTGTCTTGGTTCAGCTTAGGGTTGCTCTTCCAGTATCGACGCGGTGGCGGCACCTTTCTTTTCACCGGTTCCTCCTTTCCCTCCGTCCCTCGTAGATCTTGGATTGGAAGGTATAGCTGGTCtttctttgccttttttttttacatgaacCTGTTTTCTGCATTTTATACTATGGTTCTGTTCATGTAAGTCCCTGTTGAGTATTGGACTTGATGGAGCATAGTGATTTGATGATCTGGTGATAATTTCTTAGATTTATTCTGCCTCTAGCATAGGATCTGAAATAGTGTGGTGTGGATTGGGATTAATACTTTAGCCATTTGGTTTGATAAATCTTGATATGCCTTTGATCCAGTTCAGCTGAATTCCAGTTATCTTTCTCTCAAGTTCTTTGGCTATAATTTGCTAATGtcatgtcaaaatattttgcTCTGATGTCTGAATGCATCCTTCACAGTTCCATTGTGGAGATCACTCCCGCCCCTGCAAGCTCTGATATCTGAAAAATGCATACCTCACAGTTGCATTTTGTGCAattgtgcttcttccacttctCGAATAGCTCATTGTTAGCAAATATGAGGATAAATTATGAACTATTATTAGATAATTCTCTCACATCTAATCTTGTATCCATTCTGTCGCATGCTGTTACAGACATTGGAAAACATTGTGTTCATCTGGTCCGGCATAGACATTGGAGTCTCCTAGTGTAATAATCAGATTGCACGGGGTGTGAATTGCAATACGTATAGGGAGATCCAATTTGAGTGAGGTGCTGCGATTTGGGGATTATTTCTTCTAGGGTTTGTTGGCGATGCTGAATTGGAGAGGACTGCTACCGAACGCTGCGATTCAGTTCACGAAGATGTTTAATCGAACCACTGCATCTTCCTCTTCATGTAGCTCCAAATTGTTCATCAGTGGTAAGATTATCTGCACTCTTGCATCCTCTTGATGTGCTTTTCTCTGATGCTTTGACCAGATTGCTTCTTTAATCTGATGGGCTAGCTATCAGTTATGCAATTTGCATGTCGAACTGAAAAAGGTATGCTTTCTTGCTAGTTTGTCAAACTACCGacgtgcttgcttgcttgctacTGTCAGATGCAGTGGCGTTATGTCATCCAGTCTTATTCATCTGTTTAAACAATATCTGGAAAAACACCACATATCATAGACCTGATGCCTTATATATTCCAACTCTGGTAACTGCATCATGCCTAATGTGGTGATCTGATCTTAATCTACCGGGAAAGTTGGGTTTCTTGTTAGTTATAATGAGCTATGCAAGTCTAGCGATGATTTATACTGGTTCAATGTGATGGGTGCCGATGCTGATTGCTGCTTGCCGTTTCTTGTACCAAACTGCAGGTCTTTCTTATGATACTAATGAAACAACTTTGAAGGATGCTTTTTCTCAATATGGTGACGTTATCGAAGGTATATTACCTGTTCACGTTGATGCTGTTAAAACAGGTGTTTGGATCTGTATTTTGTGTGGCTTAGAAATTGTCCTCTGATTCATCAATCAGTGAAGGTTATATGCCATCCAACGACAGGGAAGTCGAAAGGATATGGTTTTGTCAAGTTTTCTTCAGAAAATGAAGCTGCTGCAGCACTGCAGAAGATGAACGGTGAGGTGGGTGCACTTCTCTTTCTTCCTAGAGATATCAGAAGCCAAGTTCTTTGCTTACTGTACTTGCCTTCGTTTTGGAAAACAAATTCCCACATGATAATTTCAGGTGCTTGATGAAAGGAACATTTGGGTGCACTACGCAAACAGTGGATGATCTTACAGTGCTGCTTTAGATATGTAAGGTGCTTTTTCGTTGCTATTATTTGTTGTACTGGAAACTTGGGATGATAGTTGGAGGCCTGGGCTTGTGTTATGTGGTTATCTTAGATTTTGAATGACCATCAATGCGTACTGCATATGTTCTGTTCATCTCCGCATTTCAGACCGGTTTATTCTTGCAAGGGTCGTGTAATTACATGCCTAATGCGACAATGCTGGGATATGTCTTGTCTGTAAGATTTATACAGAGAGCGAAAACCGCACAGTTCCAACAAGAAAATGCGCACGTCAAGGAATACTAGTCCGGTAATTTGTACTATACAGTATGATGAACCGCCTTTAATCACCATTGTCTTAGGATTAATCTATTTACTTTTGGTATAAGCAGAGTCAATGGTGATTCTAGTTGTATACAtgaaggttaagtaaaacatgaAACCGAGAGCTcaggagcggaagagacttaccggtggttaagatcgcaagatgtAGGACACATGTCATCATCGTAGCGCTTGCTTTAAGTGGAAGCAAGTGAcggctagtcatgctttgagaagcgtgctagggtttcgtagttgaagcttgcgtcgaggcgaaacTATGTCGTAAAGGCGTCGCAGCCGTCCAataatggagaagaaaatagactaaaataccatCGATAGTAGGTAGAAATATACTACAAGAAATGAGTCTTTTGGGAAAAACCTAGAAGGATAGGGCTATGGGAGAGGaagaaccagccatttgagccatGTGTGCCACTCATATGAAAGcattatgctagggttttagtggagatgaggatgagtgcttagcctatataatagctGAGAATTTTGAGAGGAAAGTCTTTGTAAtacgtctaaaatagggcttacctgtttgagtaatgaagtttattttatttcatatgcttgaattttcctctttctagttttcctctcgTGGTTCTCTTgtcttgtgtgcaagttttttctttctgattttgatttttgttttggtttatgGTTGAAATTTCAACATCTTATGAgattattcttcttattgctagaggcataaaatttgtgttcatcttttcttgtttctttgcttgtTGTGATCTTTCAAGTGCTAAGATATGGATTGATTTTAAATAGAACTTATAATTCATATATCATTTGTAAAGTCATGTTGcctcaaatttttcttattAAAATTTCTCTCAATTTTAgcttctgcttgagttttgaggtgcgttggatgaTCCAAATAAGAGAAGTTTATCGATTTCGTAAGAAACTTTTTGAGGCGTatattcaccccctcctccctctggtcgtcaatctcgttcctacaattgtTATCAGAGCtaatttgatcacttgttgaccttaaccggtttTGTGATTCGTAGGTGACAAGGACAAAAGTGGGAAGATTTCACTGTTTGATGGTcgtgatttttcatactggaaggtgTGTATGGAGGCTAATcttttaagccaaggaagtgcaatataggaagtagttgattccaactacgaaaTCCCTACTGCTCACACGAtttaggttcaaatcgaacagtatgaggtcAACAACAACGCTAAAATGAGTTTGAGAGGATCCAGTACCTCTGTATAAGAGATTTTGAGTCTCAGCGCTTTGGCGGATCATGTTTTCCTCATTGTGGTACTCGCCCTCAGGATATTAGACCTGTTTTACCTGCACCTACTTTTACCACTTCAGGGTGGATGACCTAGTAATAGATTTtcaagaggtttttgactaatcTCAGTTctgagtcatccacctattattcttctcacatataggtggcaggcggaggcctggagaacaagcagctcattgactccggttgttcgcaCATGACCGGATATTCACCATGGTTCTCAAGCCTCACCCCCGTGAAACGATATGAGTACTTCACAtttggg of Phragmites australis chromosome 3, lpPhrAust1.1, whole genome shotgun sequence contains these proteins:
- the LOC133911912 gene encoding uncharacterized protein LOC133911912 isoform X1 yields the protein MRDGVREEGCTSRRSPPGSETASRAAPAASNSHAASQFAAPPPRASSQQSLATFTSPSSRVLTSPTPAAPPAPLLHSGGCLGLLFQYRRGGGTFLFTGSSFPSVPRRSWIGRHWKTLCSSGPA
- the LOC133911912 gene encoding glycine-rich RNA-binding protein 2, mitochondrial-like isoform X4; the encoded protein is MLNWRGLLPNAAIQFTKMFNRTTASSSSCSSKLFISGLSYDTNETTLKDAFSQYGDVIEGKSKGYGFVKFSSENEAAAALQKMNGEVLDERNIWVHYANSG
- the LOC133911912 gene encoding glycine-rich RNA-binding protein 2, mitochondrial-like isoform X3 — encoded protein: MLNWRGLLPNAAIQFTKMFNRTTASSSSCSSKLFISGLSYDTNETTLKDAFSQYGDVIEVKVICHPTTGKSKGYGFVKFSSENEAAAALQKMNGEVLDERNIWVHYANSG
- the LOC133911912 gene encoding uncharacterized protein LOC133911912 isoform X2; the protein is MRDGVREEGCTSRRSPPGSETASRAAPAASNSHAASQFAAPPPRASSQQSLATFTSPSSRVLTSPTPAAPPAPLLHSGGCLGLLFQYRRGGGTFLFTGSSFPSVPRRSWIGRLLL